In Panthera leo isolate Ple1 chromosome F3, P.leo_Ple1_pat1.1, whole genome shotgun sequence, one genomic interval encodes:
- the PACC1 gene encoding proton-activated chloride channel isoform X2: MAVAVFLVYQTITDFREKLKHPVMSVSYKEVDRYDAPGIALYPGQAQLLSCKHHYEVIPPLRSPGQPGDMNCTTQRINYTDPFSNQTLKSALIVQGPREVKKRELVFLQFRLNESSEDFSAIDYLLFSSFQEFLQSPDRVGFMQSCESAYSSWKFSGGFRTWVKMSLVKTKEEDGREAVEFRQETSVVNYIDQRPAAEKSAQLFFVVFEWKDPFIQKVQDIITANPWNTIALLCGAFLALFKAAEFAKLSVKWMIKIRKRYLKKRGQAANHIS; this comes from the exons ATGGCAGTGGCTGTCTTCCTGGTCTACCAGACCATCACAGACTTCCGCGAGAAACTCAAGCACCCTGTCATGTCGGTGTCTTACAAGGAGGTGGATCGCTATGACGCCCCAG GTATTGCTCTGTACCCGGGTCAGGCCCAGTTGCTCAGCTGTAAGCACCACTACGAGGTCATCCCGCCCCTGAGGAGCCCTGGCCAGCCTGGGGACATGAACTGCACCACCCAGAGGATCAACTACACAGACCCTTTCTCCAACCAGACTCTG aaATCCGCCCTGATCGTGCAGGGGCCCCGGGAAGTGAAGAAGCGGGAGCTGGTCTTCCTCCAGTTCCGCCTGAATGAGAGTAGCGAGGACTTCAGTGCCATCGATTACCTCCTCTTCTCGTCTTTCCAGGAGTTCCTGCAAAG CCCAGACAGGGTGGGCTTCATGCAGTCCTGCGAGAGCGCCTATTCCAGCTGGAAGTTCTCTGGCGGCTTCCGCACCTGGGTCAAGATGTCCCTGGTGAAGACCAAGGAGGAGGATGGGCGGGAAGCAGTGGAGTTCCGGCAGGAG ACGAGTGTGGTTAACTACATTGACCAGAGGCCGGCCGCTGAAAAAAGCGCTCAGTTGTTTTTTGTGGTCTTTGAATGGAAAGATCCTTTCATCCAGAAAGTCCAAGAT ATAATCACCGCCAATCCTTGGAACACAATCGCCCTGCTCTGTGGGGCCTTCTTGGCGTTATTTAAAGCAGCGGAGTTTGCCAAGCTGAGTGTGAAATGGATGATCAAGATCAGAAAGAGGTACCTTAAAAAAAGAGGTCAGGCGGCGAACCACATAAGCTGA